The window GCCCTGGGTCGGCGTGACGGCCGTCGGCTTCGGCCTCGGGCGTGCCCTCACGTGGCCCCCCGGCCGGCGCCGCGCGCTGCTGCTGTGCCTCGGCCTCGGCGTGACCGCCGCGTTCGTCCTCGTGCGCGCGCTGAACGTCTACGGCGACCCGCGCCCGTGGGCGACGCAGCCGACCGTGCTCCGTACCGCGTTGTCCTTCCTCAACACCACCAAGTACCCGCCGTCGCTGCTCTTCCTGCTCATGACGCTCGGGCCGGCCCTCCTCGCCCTGCGCTGGCTCGACGGCCGTCTCGACGCGGGCCGCCCACTGCCGGCGCCGCTGCGCCCGGCGCTCGTCTTCGGGCGCGTGCCGCTGTTCTACTTCCTGCTGCACTTCGCGCTCATCCACCTGCTTGCCGTCCTGGTGAGCGCGGTGCGATTCGGCACGGTGCGCGGGATGTTCGAGTCGCCCACCCTGGACCGCTACCCCGTCACGCAGCCGCCCGGGTGGCCCGTGGCGCTGCCGTGGGTCTACCTCGCGTGGGCCGCGGTGGTCGTGCTGGCGTACCCGTGCTGCCGGTGGTACGGCGCGCTCAAGGCGCGCCGCGCCGCGGGGTGGATGAGTTACCTGTGACCGATTCGCCGCGCCCGTTCCCGGCCCGCGCCGCCTGCGTGCCGACCCGGGGCGCTCTCCCGTCCCTTCGACGAACCCCATGAAGTACCTGCTGATGATGCACACGCCGCGCGGGATCGGCGATTATCAAACGGTGCGCTGGGCCCCGGCCGACTTCGAGGCCCACGTTGCCTTCATGCACGCGTTCAACCGCGAGCTCGCCGCCGGCGGCGAGCTGGTCGACGCCCAGGGGCTGACCCCGCCCGGCGAGGGCCGCCTCGTGCGCGCCGGCCGCGACAGCGCTCCCGTGACCGACGGCCCGTTCCCCGAGACCAAGGAGTTCCTCGCCGGCTACTCGATCGTCGACGTCGACTCGCCCGAGCGCGCCTACGCCCTCGCCGCCCGCGCGTCGGCGGCCCCCGGGCCGGGCGGCGCGCCGCTCAACATGCCCATCGAGGTGCGCCAACTTCTGAGTGCCCCGCGGCCAGCCGGCGGCTGACGACCCGCGGGTGACGACCGGCGGGTGCCGACCGGCGACCGGACGGCGTATCGCGGTGACCGGCCCGGCGGCGCACGCCGCCGCCACCGGGCGGACGGAGGCGCCGCGAATCGTTAGGCGCGCCGGGTGGCCGCGTAGCCGACCGCGTCCGCGTACCGTCTGATCCAGTGGTCGACGAGCGCGTCGGGCGTGCCGCCGACGTCGTACGACGGCGACGTGAGCACCTCGGCGTGGTCGACGTCGATCGTCACCACCCCGTGCATCAGCGGCGCGAGGTCGGGCCAGGCGTTCTCGAACCGCTCGACCAGTCCGGCGGGCGCCTCCCGCATCGGCGCGTAGCGGGCGTGGCCGCGGACGCGACACCCCGTCCGCCGGAGGACGTCGACGAAGTCCACCTCCACCGCCCCGGACCCCGCCTGCAGGTTATCAAGCACGGCCATCCGATCCTCCTGCATGTGGCGCGCGATCGCGGCGACTGGTGCCGTGACTGGGTCCGTCCACGGGCGCGACGGAGATGGTGGGACGGCGTTCGTCCCGCTCGCGCGCGCGGAACACGGCGGCGAGCACGCGGGCAGCGTCCAGATCCTGGCCACGCGCGGCACGGAGAAGCGGTCCCGGGCCGCGACCGCGGCGGACGCGCTCGGCGTCATGCGCCGCGTCGCGGACGGGGAGCCGGTCGTCTACCCGGTCGCCGACGTGGCCGCGTGGTTCCCGGCGCTGCACCGGTACTACGTGAGGCAGGGCGCGCGCGTCGTCGGCCACTTCCCCCTCCGCGTCGCCGGCACGGTCACGGGCTACCTCGGGCTGTCGTGGCGGACCGCCGAGCCGCCGAACGCGCGGGTGTTCGAGACGGCCTGCGCGCTCGCCGTGCAGGCATCGCTCGCGCTGGAGATGCAGCGGCGCGCGGACGAGGCGCGCGTGGCGGCCGTCGCCGCCGAGCGGCAGGCGGCGGCCGCCGCGCTCGCGGACGAGCACGCGCGCCTCGCGCGCGAGGTGCACGACACGCTCGCGCAGGGCCTCGCCGGGATCGTGATGCAGCTCGGCGCCGCGCGCGCCAAGCTCGGCCCCGCCTACGCCGCGGCCGCCCCGCAGCTCGACCTCGTCGATGGGCTCGCGCGCGACACGCTGGCCGTCGCCCGGCGCACGATCACCGTCCTTCGGCCCGGCGCGCCCGGACACGAGGACCTCGAGGCCGGCCTCCGCCGGGTCGTGGCCGAGTGTGGGAGAGCGCGTGCCGGGCGGGTCACGCTCGCGGCGTCGGGCGTGGCGCCGGCGGCGCTTCCCCGCCGAGCCTCGGCGGAGGTGGAATACGAGCTGCTGCGGATCGCGCAGGCCGCCCTCGCCAACGCCGTGCAACACGCCCGCGCGGCGCACGTCGCCGTCACGCTCGACTACGGGCCGGACCACCCTCCAGAGCGCTCGGCAGTCGTCGCGCCGGCCCTCCAGCTCGCGGTGGCGGACGACGGGGTGGGGTTCGACCCGGCCACGCCGAGGCCGGGCCGCTTCGGCCTGGTCGGGATGCGCGAGCGGGCCGCGCGGGTCGGCGCCGCCCTCACGCTCGTGACCGCCCCGGGCGAGGAGACCGAGGTCGTCGTCGTCTGGCCGGGGCCGCCCGCAGCGCCCGGGGGCGCGCCGTGACGGCGACGTTCGGGACGTTAGGCGGCGCGGTCGGCCGGCGCATCCGCGTGCTCGTGGCCGACGACCACGCGATCGTGCGCCAGGGCGTCGTGACCGTGCTGCGCGACGCGCCGGGGATCGCGGTCGTGGCGGAGGCCGCCGACGGCGCGGCCGCGGTCGCGCGCTACGCCGAACACCGGCCCGACGTCGCGCTCGTCGACCTCGAGATGCCGGGGCTGGACGGGGCCGACGTAGTCGCGGCGGTGCGCGCCCGCTACCCCGACGCGCGGTTCATCCTCCTCACCACGTACGACGCGGACGACGACATCGAGCGCGCGCTCCGGGCCGGCGCGAAGGCGTACCTGCTCAAGGACGTCGACCCGCAGGAGCTCGTCGCCTGCGTGCGCGCCGTCGACCAGGGACGCGCGTGGGCCTCGCCCGCGGTCGCGGCCAAGCTGGCCACCCGCCTCACGCGCGTGGAGCTGACGCCGCGCGAGCGGACCGTCCTGCGCGAGCTCGCCGCGGGCAAGAGCAACAAGGAGATCGCCGCGGCGCTCGGCATCGTCGAAAGCACGGTCAAGCTCCACGTCACGCACCTGTACGAAAAGCTCGGCGTGTCGAGCCGCACCGAGGCCCTCGCGGCCGCCGTCGGCCGCGGACTCGTCCGGCTGCCGTAGC is drawn from Gemmatimonadetes bacterium T265 and contains these coding sequences:
- a CDS encoding DNA-binding response regulator, coding for MTATFGTLGGAVGRRIRVLVADDHAIVRQGVVTVLRDAPGIAVVAEAADGAAAVARYAEHRPDVALVDLEMPGLDGADVVAAVRARYPDARFILLTTYDADDDIERALRAGAKAYLLKDVDPQELVACVRAVDQGRAWASPAVAAKLATRLTRVELTPRERTVLRELAAGKSNKEIAAALGIVESTVKLHVTHLYEKLGVSSRTEALAAAVGRGLVRLP